One part of the Xylanimonas allomyrinae genome encodes these proteins:
- the ilvA gene encoding threonine ammonia-lyase, giving the protein MTPSVTLADVQAAAHLLDGVAIRTPVQPFRALAETAGVPVMLKLENLQRAGSFKIRGAYTRMARLTEAERGAGVVAASAGNHAQGVALGAQLLGIDAVVYMPVDAPLPKLAATRGYGADVRLVGTSVDEALVAARAEAARSGRVLIHPFDHVDVVAGQGTVALEILDQVPDVGTVVVPLGGGGLVAGIATVLAEAAPHVRVVGVQAEIAAAYPASMAAGHPVPRRLGPTMADGIAVGTPGDVPFEILERLGVEIRTVSEEQMSRALLLVAERAKLVVEPSGAAGVAAVMADPAGLAGTVVPLLTGGNIDPLLLMRVIQHGMVAAGRYLQLRVRVDDKPGALATLVQTVAAADGNIMHVDHTRTDVELGVSDVMVTLQVEAKGPEHCAQILSALRAAGFEAQAPQRS; this is encoded by the coding sequence GTGACGCCCTCGGTGACGCTGGCCGACGTGCAGGCCGCCGCCCACCTGCTCGACGGCGTCGCGATCCGCACCCCCGTCCAGCCGTTCCGTGCGCTCGCCGAGACCGCGGGCGTGCCCGTCATGCTCAAGCTGGAGAACCTGCAGCGCGCCGGCTCGTTCAAGATCCGCGGCGCGTACACGCGCATGGCCCGCCTGACCGAGGCCGAGCGTGGGGCCGGCGTCGTGGCCGCCTCCGCCGGCAACCACGCGCAGGGCGTCGCCCTCGGTGCCCAGCTCCTCGGCATCGACGCCGTCGTGTACATGCCCGTCGACGCGCCGCTGCCCAAGCTTGCCGCGACGCGCGGCTACGGCGCCGACGTCCGGCTGGTCGGCACCAGCGTCGACGAGGCGCTGGTGGCCGCGCGCGCCGAGGCCGCCCGGTCCGGGCGCGTGCTCATCCACCCGTTCGACCACGTCGACGTCGTCGCCGGTCAGGGCACCGTCGCGCTCGAGATCCTCGACCAGGTGCCCGACGTGGGCACCGTCGTCGTGCCGCTCGGCGGCGGCGGGCTCGTGGCGGGCATCGCGACGGTGCTGGCCGAGGCCGCGCCGCACGTGCGCGTCGTCGGCGTTCAGGCGGAGATCGCGGCGGCGTACCCGGCGTCCATGGCCGCGGGCCACCCCGTGCCGCGCAGGCTCGGACCCACGATGGCGGACGGCATCGCCGTGGGTACCCCGGGCGACGTGCCGTTCGAGATCCTCGAACGGCTGGGCGTCGAGATCCGCACCGTCAGCGAGGAGCAGATGTCACGCGCGCTGCTGCTCGTGGCCGAACGGGCCAAGCTGGTCGTCGAGCCCTCGGGCGCGGCGGGGGTCGCGGCCGTCATGGCCGACCCGGCCGGGCTCGCCGGCACCGTCGTGCCGCTGCTGACCGGTGGCAACATCGACCCGCTGCTGCTCATGCGCGTCATCCAGCACGGCATGGTCGCCGCCGGCCGGTACCTGCAGCTGCGCGTCCGGGTCGACGACAAGCCGGGCGCGCTGGCCACGCTCGTGCAGACCGTCGCGGCCGCGGACGGCAACATCATGCACGTCGACCACACGCGCACCGACGTCGAGCTCGGCGTGTCCGACGTGATGGTGACGCTCCAGGTCGAGGCCAAGGGGCCCGAGCACTGCGCGCAGATCCTCTCGGCCCTGCGCGCAGCCGGGTTCGAGGCTCAGGCCCCGCAACGAAGCTGA
- a CDS encoding cystathionine gamma-synthase, producing the protein MTTDDWTDTGFSTRAIHAGQEPDPTTGAVVPPVYLTSTYKQDGVGGLRGGYEYSRSANPTRTALETALAAAEAGSSPAHGFAFASGLAAEDTLLRAVLRPGDHVLLPDDAYGGTYRLIARVFGAWGVEHTAVDLTDTAAVAAAVRPGTTRVVWVETPTNPLLGISDIAALAAVAHDAGALLVVDNTFATPYLQTPLALGADVVVHSTTKYVGGHSDVVGGALVVADGVAIPGGRTAPNGEADVAGAVRFHQNSSGAVADPFAAWLTLRGLKTLAVRMDRHQSNALAVARYLESHPRVTRVLYPGLESHPGHALAARQMSGFGGMVSFQVGSEATALDVVGRTRVFTLAESLGGVESLIEHPGRMTHASVAGSALEVPSDLVRVSVGIEDAADLVADLEQALTPSVAP; encoded by the coding sequence GTGACCACGGACGACTGGACAGACACCGGCTTCTCCACCAGAGCGATCCACGCCGGGCAGGAACCGGACCCGACCACGGGCGCCGTCGTGCCTCCCGTCTACCTCACGAGCACCTACAAGCAGGACGGCGTCGGCGGGCTGCGCGGCGGGTACGAGTACTCGCGCTCGGCCAACCCCACGCGCACCGCGCTCGAGACCGCCCTCGCCGCGGCCGAGGCCGGGTCCTCGCCGGCGCACGGCTTCGCCTTCGCCTCGGGCCTGGCCGCCGAGGACACGCTGCTGCGCGCCGTGCTGCGCCCGGGCGACCACGTCCTGCTGCCCGACGACGCGTACGGCGGCACCTACCGCCTCATCGCGCGCGTCTTCGGCGCCTGGGGCGTGGAGCACACCGCCGTCGACCTGACCGACACCGCCGCCGTCGCCGCCGCCGTGCGGCCCGGCACCACGCGCGTGGTCTGGGTCGAGACCCCGACCAACCCGCTGCTCGGCATCAGCGACATCGCGGCGCTGGCCGCGGTCGCGCACGACGCCGGCGCGCTGCTCGTCGTCGACAACACGTTCGCCACGCCCTACCTCCAGACGCCGCTCGCGCTCGGCGCCGACGTCGTCGTCCACTCGACCACCAAGTACGTGGGCGGGCACAGCGACGTCGTCGGCGGGGCGCTCGTGGTGGCCGACGGCGTCGCGATCCCCGGCGGTCGCACCGCCCCGAACGGCGAGGCGGACGTCGCGGGGGCCGTCCGGTTCCACCAGAACTCCTCGGGCGCGGTCGCCGACCCGTTCGCGGCATGGCTGACGCTGCGCGGGCTCAAGACCCTCGCGGTGCGCATGGACCGCCACCAGTCCAACGCGCTCGCCGTCGCCCGCTACCTCGAGTCGCACCCGCGCGTGACGCGCGTGCTCTACCCGGGTCTGGAGTCGCACCCGGGCCACGCGCTCGCGGCACGGCAGATGAGCGGGTTCGGCGGCATGGTGTCGTTCCAGGTCGGCAGCGAGGCCACGGCTCTCGACGTCGTCGGGCGTACGCGCGTGTTCACGCTCGCCGAGTCGCTCGGCGGGGTCGAGTCGCTCATCGAGCACCCCGGCCGCATGACGCACGCGTCGGTCGCGGGCTCGGCGCTCGAGGTGCCCTCCGACCTGGTGCGGGTCTCGGTCGGGATCGAGGACGCCGCCGACCTCGTCGCCGACCTGGAGCAGGCACTCACGCCCTCGGTGGCGCCGTGA
- the msrA gene encoding peptide-methionine (S)-S-oxide reductase MsrA yields the protein MSSFFDRLFSTDTRAPIAPEDALPGRTAPLLANPAPHTVLGTSITGPWPEGTRVLYLAMGCFWGAEEIFWRVPGVVSTAVGYMGGTTPNPTYQEVCTACTGHTETTLVAYDPSVVSEEDLLRTFWERHDPTSGNRQGNDVGTQYRSAIYWTTPEQEAAVRATATVYGEVLTGRGFDPITTEMRSAEEAGPFFYAEDYHQQYLDKNPHGYRCHAKTGVPYPAAV from the coding sequence GTGAGCTCGTTCTTCGACCGCTTGTTCTCGACCGACACGCGGGCCCCGATCGCGCCCGAGGACGCGCTGCCCGGCCGCACGGCGCCGCTGCTGGCCAACCCTGCCCCGCACACCGTGCTGGGCACGTCGATCACCGGGCCGTGGCCGGAGGGCACGCGCGTCCTGTATCTGGCGATGGGGTGCTTCTGGGGTGCCGAGGAGATCTTCTGGCGGGTCCCCGGCGTGGTGAGCACCGCCGTGGGGTACATGGGCGGGACGACGCCGAACCCCACCTACCAGGAGGTGTGCACCGCCTGCACGGGCCACACCGAGACGACGCTGGTGGCCTACGACCCGTCGGTGGTGTCCGAGGAGGACCTGCTGCGCACGTTCTGGGAGCGGCACGACCCGACGTCGGGCAACCGGCAGGGCAACGACGTCGGCACGCAGTACCGGTCGGCGATCTACTGGACGACGCCCGAGCAGGAGGCCGCGGTGCGCGCCACCGCGACGGTGTACGGCGAGGTGCTGACCGGGCGCGGGTTCGACCCGATCACCACGGAGATGCGCTCGGCCGAGGAGGCCGGGCCGTTCTTCTACGCCGAGGACTACCACCAGCAGTATCTCGACAAGAACCCCCACGGGTACCGCTGCCACGCGAAGACGGGCGTGCCGTACCCCGCGGCCGTCTGA
- a CDS encoding LysR substrate-binding domain-containing protein, which translates to MSEQPAGSFRLGYVPGATPGKWARTWRERLPDVPLELVQVEAADAVAALERGDVDAAIARLPVDKTRLSAIALYEELPVVVVSRDHLLAATDDDEPVAASDLADDVVHLADDDVLYAPGVPVPGLRPVAYREDGSVDPAGAAPRPPTTAEAVAWVAAGAGVTIVPMSLARLHHRKDVTHRVLDGGPTAPVGLVWVSERTTDLVDELIGIVRGRTVNSSRGRATPPASRQPEPPQPARPRRAPAGRPRRTPPRSAAGAADTCRSAPTRC; encoded by the coding sequence GTGAGCGAGCAGCCTGCGGGGTCCTTCCGGCTCGGGTACGTGCCCGGTGCGACGCCCGGCAAGTGGGCGCGCACCTGGCGCGAGCGCCTGCCCGACGTGCCGCTCGAGCTCGTGCAGGTCGAGGCGGCCGACGCCGTCGCGGCCCTCGAACGCGGCGACGTCGACGCCGCGATCGCCCGTCTGCCCGTCGACAAGACGCGCCTGAGCGCCATCGCGCTGTACGAGGAGCTGCCCGTCGTCGTCGTCTCGCGCGACCACCTGCTCGCGGCCACCGACGACGACGAGCCGGTGGCGGCCTCGGACCTCGCCGACGACGTCGTCCACCTGGCCGACGACGACGTGCTGTACGCGCCGGGCGTGCCCGTGCCGGGCCTGCGGCCCGTCGCCTACCGCGAGGACGGGTCGGTCGACCCGGCCGGGGCGGCGCCGCGCCCGCCGACGACGGCCGAGGCCGTCGCGTGGGTCGCGGCCGGCGCGGGCGTGACGATCGTGCCGATGTCGCTCGCCCGGCTGCACCACCGCAAGGACGTCACGCACCGCGTGCTCGACGGCGGCCCGACGGCGCCGGTCGGCCTCGTGTGGGTCTCGGAACGGACCACGGACCTGGTCGACGAGCTCATCGGGATCGTGCGCGGACGCACGGTCAACAGCTCGCGAGGGCGTGCCACGCCGCCCGCTTCGCGGCAGCCGGAACCGCCGCAGCCTGCCCGTCCGCGCCGCGCTCCTGCCGGCCGCCCGCGCCGGACCCCGCCCCGAAGCGCCGCGGGCGCCGCTGACACGTGCCGGTCCGCGCCGACCCGGTGCTGA
- the greA gene encoding transcription elongation factor GreA, whose product MSDSAVTWLTQEAHDRLKAELEHLSGPARAEIAERIAAARDEGDLKENGGYHAAREEQGKNEARIRELTEKLRSAHIGTPPDDGMVEAGMLVDVLLAGEPMTFLLGSREIAGTTDVDVYSPTSPLGAAIDGHAIGDTVSYVAPNGKEFTVEITGAKPFVG is encoded by the coding sequence GTGTCCGATTCTGCTGTCACCTGGCTCACCCAGGAGGCTCACGACCGGCTGAAGGCTGAGCTGGAGCACCTCTCCGGGCCCGCCCGCGCCGAGATCGCCGAGCGCATCGCGGCCGCCCGAGACGAGGGCGACCTCAAGGAGAACGGCGGCTACCACGCCGCCCGCGAGGAACAGGGCAAGAACGAGGCGCGCATCCGTGAGCTCACGGAGAAGCTGCGCTCGGCCCACATCGGCACGCCTCCCGACGACGGGATGGTCGAGGCCGGCATGCTCGTCGACGTGCTGCTCGCAGGCGAGCCCATGACGTTCCTTCTCGGCTCGCGCGAGATCGCGGGCACCACGGACGTCGACGTGTACTCCCCCACCTCACCGCTCGGCGCGGCCATCGACGGCCACGCGATCGGCGACACGGTGAGCTACGTCGCCCCCAACGGCAAGGAGTTCACCGTCGAGATCACGGGCGCCAAGCCGTTCGTCGGCTGA
- a CDS encoding class I SAM-dependent methyltransferase: MTDVPDVPDDAATRLRDTLAVLTPWPEDGTRPDGPVAVDATDRLLLDEAAPLLASTAAGDVVVVGDRFGALTVGARALDVAALRLHTDAVTAERAVAANLRAANAGPLHGSPFDLQTFDALEPASVRGARVVLLQLPRSLAALQEVADLVAREAADDVVLLAGGRVKHMTHAMNDVLAASFTHVRATLARGKSRALVASGPRRSRPPSYPVTAVLHDAELLAAAGLPPGAGVTVVAHGGVFAGAALDLGTRALLRTADRWPAAADALDLGCGTGLLATVLALRDPGTRVVATDRSAAAAASARATALANGVGERVTVLRDDAGAGEADASADLVVCNPPFHDRAALSTDAAHRMFATAARVLRPGGELWCVYNSVLRYRGALARAVGPTEQVARDPRFTVTRSVRR; this comes from the coding sequence ATGACCGACGTGCCCGACGTGCCCGACGACGCCGCGACCCGGCTGCGTGACACGCTCGCCGTCCTCACCCCCTGGCCCGAGGACGGCACCCGTCCCGACGGCCCCGTCGCCGTCGACGCAACCGACCGGCTGCTGCTCGACGAGGCCGCGCCCCTGCTCGCGAGCACGGCGGCCGGGGACGTCGTCGTCGTCGGGGACCGCTTCGGGGCGCTGACGGTCGGCGCGCGCGCCCTCGACGTCGCGGCCCTGCGGCTGCACACCGACGCCGTCACGGCCGAGCGGGCCGTCGCCGCCAACCTGAGGGCCGCGAACGCGGGGCCGTTGCACGGCTCGCCGTTCGACCTGCAGACCTTCGACGCCCTCGAACCTGCGTCGGTGCGCGGGGCACGCGTCGTGCTGCTCCAGCTCCCCCGCTCGCTCGCCGCGCTGCAGGAGGTCGCCGACCTGGTGGCTCGCGAGGCCGCCGACGACGTCGTGCTGCTCGCCGGGGGGCGGGTCAAGCACATGACGCACGCCATGAACGACGTCCTGGCCGCCTCGTTCACGCACGTGCGCGCCACGCTCGCGCGCGGTAAGTCGCGCGCCCTGGTCGCCTCCGGACCGCGCCGCTCGCGCCCGCCGTCGTACCCCGTCACGGCGGTACTGCACGACGCCGAGCTGCTCGCCGCGGCGGGCCTGCCGCCGGGTGCGGGAGTCACGGTGGTGGCGCACGGCGGCGTGTTCGCGGGCGCGGCGCTCGACCTGGGGACGCGCGCCCTGCTGCGCACGGCCGACCGCTGGCCCGCGGCGGCCGACGCGCTCGACCTCGGCTGCGGCACGGGACTGCTGGCCACCGTGCTCGCGCTGCGCGACCCCGGCACGCGCGTCGTGGCGACCGACCGTTCGGCGGCGGCCGCGGCGTCGGCCCGGGCGACGGCACTAGCCAACGGCGTCGGCGAGCGTGTCACGGTGCTGCGCGACGACGCCGGGGCGGGCGAGGCCGACGCGAGCGCCGACCTGGTCGTGTGCAACCCGCCGTTCCACGACCGGGCGGCGTTGTCCACGGACGCGGCGCACCGCATGTTCGCGACGGCGGCGCGCGTGCTGCGGCCCGGCGGCGAGCTGTGGTGCGTGTACAACTCGGTGCTGCGCTACCGCGGCGCGCTGGCGCGGGCGGTCGGGCCGACCGAGCAGGTGGCGCGCGATCCGCGGTTCACGGTCACGCGCAGCGTGCGGCGCTGA
- the uxaC gene encoding glucuronate isomerase, whose translation MTQPWTLHEDRALPADPVTRPIAREIYQQTRSLPIVSMHGHVPVEWFAHDTPFTDPAELLVVPDHYLLRMIISQGRYALHELGVPAVDGSAPVEADPRAIWRRFCEHWPAFRGTPTRFWMEHELVEIFGVTQRPSAETADAIYDRIAAEIADPGFRPRALLDRFDIEVIGTTDPAWASLEHHHALAAQGMGERVLPTFRPDPLLLLDNLTFTHDVLATGAAAGVQVNDYATYLDALRAQRLRFKAAGGVATDHGPATPDTTPLPDDDAARLFDAAFNGRPVTGAQVAAFSAHMLFEMARMASEDGLVMQIHPGVERGHARRMTRRYGSDKGYDIPVAVEFTRALQPMLDAFGHHPGFRTIVFTIDEDVYSRELAPLAGVYPAMRLGAPWWFIDSPEAMRRFRETATETAGFANLSGFVDDTRAFCSIPARHDLARRIDAGSLARLVAEHRLDLDEAADTAVDLAYRLPRLAYAAR comes from the coding sequence ATGACGCAGCCCTGGACCCTGCACGAGGACCGCGCCCTGCCGGCCGATCCGGTGACCAGGCCGATCGCACGCGAGATCTACCAGCAGACGCGGTCCTTGCCCATCGTCTCGATGCACGGCCACGTGCCGGTCGAGTGGTTCGCGCACGACACGCCGTTCACCGACCCGGCCGAGCTGCTCGTCGTCCCCGACCACTACCTGCTGCGCATGATCATCTCCCAGGGCCGGTACGCCCTGCACGAGCTGGGCGTGCCCGCCGTCGACGGCTCCGCCCCGGTGGAGGCCGACCCGCGCGCGATCTGGCGGCGGTTCTGCGAGCACTGGCCGGCGTTCCGCGGCACGCCCACGCGCTTCTGGATGGAGCACGAGCTCGTCGAGATCTTCGGCGTGACGCAGCGCCCGTCGGCCGAGACCGCCGACGCGATCTACGACCGCATCGCCGCCGAGATCGCCGACCCCGGGTTCCGCCCGCGCGCGCTGCTCGACCGCTTCGACATCGAGGTCATCGGCACCACCGACCCGGCGTGGGCGTCGCTCGAGCATCACCACGCGCTCGCGGCGCAGGGCATGGGCGAGCGCGTGCTGCCCACGTTCCGCCCCGACCCGCTGCTGCTGCTCGACAACCTGACGTTCACGCACGACGTGCTGGCCACCGGGGCCGCCGCAGGCGTCCAGGTGAACGACTACGCCACCTACCTGGACGCGCTGCGCGCCCAGCGCCTGCGCTTCAAGGCCGCGGGCGGCGTCGCCACCGACCACGGCCCCGCCACCCCGGACACCACGCCGCTGCCCGACGACGATGCCGCCCGCCTGTTCGACGCGGCGTTCAACGGCCGCCCCGTCACGGGCGCGCAGGTGGCCGCGTTCAGCGCGCACATGCTGTTCGAGATGGCCCGCATGGCCAGCGAGGACGGCCTGGTCATGCAGATCCACCCGGGTGTCGAGCGCGGGCACGCGCGCCGCATGACGCGCCGCTACGGCTCCGACAAGGGCTACGACATCCCCGTCGCGGTCGAGTTCACGCGCGCGCTGCAACCCATGCTCGACGCGTTCGGTCACCACCCGGGCTTCCGCACCATCGTCTTCACGATCGACGAGGACGTGTACTCACGCGAGCTGGCGCCGCTGGCGGGCGTGTACCCCGCGATGCGGCTGGGCGCGCCGTGGTGGTTCATCGACTCGCCCGAGGCGATGCGCCGGTTCCGGGAGACGGCGACCGAGACGGCAGGGTTCGCCAACCTGTCGGGCTTCGTCGACGACACCCGCGCGTTCTGCTCGATCCCGGCGCGGCACGACCTGGCGCGCCGCATCGACGCCGGGTCCCTGGCCCGCCTGGTGGCCGAGCACCGCCTGGACCTGGACGAGGCCGCCGACACGGCGGTCGACCTCGCCTACCGGCTGCCGAGGCTCGCATATGCGGCCCGGTGA
- a CDS encoding DUF624 domain-containing protein — MSTDEPQGAAPTPFDPPARPAHRTPGDFGEGVLGRATKSIYWYIVLTALLVLTSLPTIALTFLLDASAANVPFFALAAVPLGPALSAGLYTVRARYTDEDLAPARAFWRGYRLNWADVLRLWVPALVVLGITGFTLANGEVAGIGAAYRIVLVLISVVVAAWAMHALAIATFFSFRTRDVARLAVYYLGATKRTTFGVLALLLIAVTGLMFLGEWSLALIGVWVWFWYQNAKPAFSDIYDRFTAAPDA; from the coding sequence GTGAGCACCGACGAGCCCCAGGGCGCCGCGCCGACCCCCTTCGACCCTCCCGCGCGCCCTGCACACCGGACGCCGGGCGACTTCGGCGAGGGGGTCCTGGGCCGCGCCACGAAATCGATCTACTGGTACATCGTGCTCACGGCACTGCTGGTGCTCACATCGCTGCCGACGATCGCCCTCACCTTCCTGCTCGACGCGTCCGCGGCGAACGTGCCGTTCTTCGCGCTCGCGGCCGTACCCCTCGGCCCCGCCCTGTCGGCCGGGCTCTACACGGTGCGCGCCCGTTACACCGACGAGGACCTGGCCCCGGCGCGCGCGTTCTGGCGCGGGTACCGGCTCAACTGGGCCGACGTGCTGCGGCTCTGGGTCCCAGCGCTCGTCGTGCTCGGCATCACCGGCTTCACGCTCGCCAACGGCGAGGTCGCCGGCATCGGCGCCGCGTACCGGATCGTGCTCGTCCTCATCTCCGTGGTCGTCGCCGCGTGGGCGATGCACGCCCTCGCCATCGCGACGTTCTTCTCGTTCCGCACGCGCGACGTCGCGCGCCTGGCCGTCTACTACTTGGGCGCGACCAAGCGCACGACCTTCGGCGTGCTGGCCCTGCTCCTGATCGCGGTCACGGGCCTGATGTTCCTCGGCGAGTGGAGCCTGGCACTCATCGGCGTCTGGGTCTGGTTCTGGTACCAGAACGCCAAGCCTGCCTTCAGCGACATCTACGACCGTTTTACGGCCGCGCCGGACGCCTGA
- the arsM gene encoding arsenite methyltransferase, with translation MAVDETLREQVRDRYARAARSAQSGTGADTGDCCGGVCGPGPQKVVFGAGLYQPDQIGALPETAVLASLGCGNPTAVAELRVGERVLDLGSGGGIDVLLSARRVGPTGFAYGVDMTNEMLDLARSNATQAGVANVEFRHGTIEDLPFDDASIDVVISNCVINLSTDKDAVLAEMFRVLAPGGRIGVSDVVAEDHVTPEQRAERGSYVGCIAGAMSRQEYVDGLAAAGFTDTQVTFTHEAAPGLHGAIVRAVKPATP, from the coding sequence ATGGCTGTGGACGAGACACTGCGCGAGCAGGTCCGTGACCGGTACGCACGCGCTGCACGCAGCGCGCAGAGCGGAACCGGCGCAGACACGGGCGACTGCTGCGGCGGGGTCTGCGGCCCGGGACCGCAGAAGGTCGTGTTCGGCGCAGGGCTGTACCAGCCGGACCAGATCGGCGCGCTGCCCGAGACCGCGGTGCTCGCCTCGCTCGGCTGCGGCAACCCGACGGCCGTCGCCGAGCTGCGCGTGGGCGAGCGCGTGCTCGACCTCGGCTCCGGCGGCGGGATCGACGTCCTGCTCTCGGCCCGCCGCGTCGGCCCCACGGGCTTCGCGTACGGCGTCGACATGACGAACGAGATGCTCGACCTCGCGCGCTCCAACGCCACCCAGGCCGGCGTCGCCAACGTCGAGTTCCGCCACGGCACCATCGAGGACCTGCCGTTCGACGACGCGTCCATCGACGTCGTCATCTCCAACTGCGTCATCAACCTGTCCACCGACAAGGACGCCGTGCTCGCCGAGATGTTCCGCGTCCTGGCCCCCGGCGGGCGGATCGGCGTGTCCGACGTCGTCGCCGAGGACCACGTCACGCCCGAGCAGCGTGCCGAGCGCGGATCGTACGTCGGCTGCATCGCCGGGGCGATGTCACGCCAGGAGTACGTCGACGGGCTCGCGGCCGCCGGGTTCACCGACACCCAGGTCACGTTCACGCACGAGGCGGCCCCGGGGCTGCACGGTGCGATCGTCCGGGCCGTCAAGCCGGCAACCCCCTGA
- a CDS encoding AI-2E family transporter: protein MSVEPVRPGAHPVPGSVRAAAAWSWRLLLIGLLVAAVLWLLSQLKTIVVPVAVAVLLAVLLRPLRDTLERWLRLRRGLATAVSMLGFLAVVVALVALAGRQIVAGFTDLADQAVAGFDEVRAWLASGPLDIGTDQLNGYWEQISDALTDAGGTSTIVTGALGAATTVGHVLVGALIALFCTVFFLIDGRGIWTWLVNLLPMGAREKVHQAGRRGIVTLSAYVRTQVLVALVDAAGIGIGSAFFVPALALPLGILVFVGSFVPIVGAIVTGVIACVVVLVAQGWVAALIMLAIVLLVQQIEGHVLQPFLMGHAVSLHPVAVVLVVAAGSLAAGIIGALFSVPLAAVLNTVMLYLHGTDKFPALGTDDHLPLLRRRPSLPALGLSQRTGLRWVRAEGPEPDADDPTGDVDAREATRRDDGDDR from the coding sequence GTGAGCGTCGAGCCGGTGCGGCCGGGCGCCCACCCCGTCCCTGGCTCGGTGCGCGCGGCTGCTGCGTGGTCGTGGCGGCTGCTGCTGATCGGCCTGCTCGTCGCCGCCGTGCTGTGGCTGCTGTCCCAGCTCAAGACGATCGTCGTGCCCGTCGCCGTCGCCGTGCTGCTCGCGGTGCTGCTGCGGCCGTTGCGGGACACGCTCGAACGGTGGCTGAGGCTGCGGCGCGGGCTCGCCACCGCCGTGTCGATGCTCGGGTTCCTCGCCGTCGTCGTCGCGCTCGTCGCGCTCGCGGGGCGGCAGATCGTGGCCGGGTTCACCGACCTCGCCGACCAGGCCGTCGCGGGCTTCGACGAGGTCCGTGCCTGGCTCGCGTCGGGCCCCCTGGACATCGGCACCGACCAGCTCAACGGCTACTGGGAGCAGATCAGCGACGCCCTGACCGACGCGGGCGGGACGAGCACCATCGTCACCGGCGCCCTCGGCGCGGCGACGACCGTGGGCCATGTGCTCGTCGGCGCGCTCATCGCGCTCTTCTGCACCGTGTTCTTCCTCATCGACGGACGCGGGATCTGGACGTGGCTGGTCAACCTCCTGCCCATGGGCGCGCGCGAGAAGGTCCACCAGGCCGGCCGGCGCGGCATCGTGACCTTGTCCGCCTACGTCCGCACCCAGGTGCTCGTGGCGCTGGTCGACGCCGCCGGCATCGGCATCGGCTCCGCGTTCTTCGTGCCGGCCCTCGCTCTGCCGCTCGGCATCCTCGTGTTCGTCGGGTCGTTCGTGCCCATCGTGGGCGCGATCGTGACGGGCGTGATCGCGTGCGTCGTGGTGCTCGTGGCGCAGGGGTGGGTGGCCGCGCTCATCATGCTCGCGATCGTCCTGCTCGTGCAGCAGATCGAGGGACACGTGCTCCAGCCGTTCCTCATGGGCCACGCCGTGTCGCTGCACCCGGTGGCCGTCGTGCTCGTGGTGGCCGCCGGGTCGCTCGCGGCGGGGATCATCGGTGCGCTGTTCTCGGTGCCGCTGGCCGCCGTGCTCAACACGGTGATGCTCTACCTGCACGGCACCGACAAGTTCCCCGCGCTCGGCACCGACGACCACCTGCCGCTCCTGAGACGGCGGCCCTCGCTGCCGGCGCTCGGGCTCTCGCAGCGCACAGGTCTGCGGTGGGTGCGCGCCGAGGGCCCGGAGCCCGACGCCGACGACCCGACGGGCGACGTGGACGCCCGCGAGGCGACCCGGCGCGACGACGGAGACGACCGGTGA
- a CDS encoding DUF4307 domain-containing protein, whose protein sequence is MSTAVPPTPPADRYGRASSGLSRGAKVAVVLALAAAVALAAWFAVVQHQRDPVQADVVSFRVTSAEEIEIDFQVSMPPGTTAVCTVGALSKSFAEVGSMRVPVGPSESGTARYTVTLRTSQLADAGVVDGCTRG, encoded by the coding sequence ATGAGCACCGCCGTCCCGCCCACGCCGCCCGCCGACCGGTATGGGCGCGCCTCGTCCGGGCTGTCGCGCGGCGCCAAGGTGGCCGTCGTCCTCGCCCTGGCGGCGGCCGTCGCGCTCGCGGCATGGTTCGCCGTCGTCCAGCATCAGCGGGACCCGGTCCAGGCCGACGTCGTCTCGTTCCGGGTGACGAGCGCCGAGGAGATCGAGATCGACTTCCAGGTGTCGATGCCCCCGGGGACGACGGCGGTGTGCACGGTGGGCGCGCTGTCGAAGAGCTTCGCCGAGGTGGGCTCGATGCGCGTCCCGGTGGGACCGAGCGAGTCGGGTACGGCGCGCTACACCGTGACGTTGCGGACGTCGCAGCTCGCGGATGCCGGTGTCGTCGACGGGTGCACTCGCGGCTGA